The nucleotide window GCCTCGGCGCTGCTGCTGGACAAGGGACGGATCGCCGCCACCGCGATGACCGGTTGGGGCGCGCCGGACCAGGCCGGGCGCTACCTGCGCCTCGTCTTCGCCAACGAGCCGCGCGCCCGCCTTGCCGGCATCCGCGAGCGCTTCCGCGCCGCCTGGGGGATGTGAGGCACGGCGCAAAACGACACAGCCAGAAACGACGAAGGCCCCGCCGGATGGCGGAGCCTTCGATCGGATCTCAAGATCTCAGTCGCAGGGAAGGCCGGCTCAGGCCGCCTTCTCTTCCGGCTCGCGCAGCACGTAGCCGCGACCCCAGACGGTCTCGATGTAGTTCTTGCCCGACGTGGCGGCTGCCAGCTTCTTGCGCAGCTTGCAGATGAACACGTCGATGATCTTCAGCTCCGGCTCGTCCATGCCGCCATAGAGATGGTTCAGGAACATCTCCTTGGTGAGCGTCGTTCCCTTGCGCAGGGAAAGCAGCTCCAGCATCTGGTATTCCTTGCCGGTCAGATGCACGCGCTGTCCGGAAACCTCGACCGTCTTGGTGTCGAGATTGACCACCAGGTCGCCCGTGGTGATGACCGACTGGGCATGACCCTTCGAGCGGCGCACGATCGCATGGATGCGGGCGACGAGCTCGTCCTTGTGGAACGGCTTGGTCATGTAGTCGTCGGCGCCGAAGCCGAGGCCGCGAACCTTGTCCTCGATGCCGGCAAGGCCGGACAGGATCAGGATCGGGGTCTTCACCTTGGACACGCGCAGCGTCCGCAGGACCTCGTAGCCCGACATGTCGGGCAAATTGAGATCCAGCATGATGATGTCGTAATCGTATAGCTTGCCGAGGTCGATGCCTTCCTCGCCAAGATCCGTCGTGTAGACGTTGAAATTCTCGGACTTGAGCATCAGCTCGATGCTTTGCGCCGTTGCGCTGTCATCCTCGATCAACAGGACACGCATGCCAATCCCCTATGTCTGCCTATCCTGGGCAAGCCGCGCCGGCCAGTACGCTCCCGGTGCTAAGGACTGCGGTTAACCTCGACTCACTGTGTGAGACAATGGTTAACAAATTCTGATTCACACCTGCAAGCGCCGATGAGGCGAGTTTGGAAAACTTTTCCAAATGCTTGAAAATTCAATGGAAATCCTTTCCATAAAATCTTCAAGCGTCACATTAACAAGCCGCTATAAACGACTCAGGTGACTCAACCTCTACGCCGAACGCGGGACCCAGGATGGCTCGCCATCCAGAACCCTCGACATTAAGATTAACCAAACTTGTAAACGATAGGTTACCGTACCCTCGCTTTCTGGGACCTTCTTTACCGAGCCTTGAGGATCAGATGGACCCGCTCTTTGCCGAACTCGAAGCCCTGATGCCCGCGGAGATCTACGGCCGGGTGGTCGCCGTGCAGGGCCTCCTGGTCGAGGTGGCCGGCCCCGTGCACGAGATGAGCGTCGGTGCCGTGCTCGCCGTGGAGAGCGGGGAAAACGGTCCGGCCGTGCCGGCCGAGGTGGTCGGCTTCCGCGACGAACGCGCGCTGTGCATGCCCTTTGCCGGGCTGGAAGGCGTGCGGCTCGGCTGCCGCGCCGTGCTGATGGCACGCGAGAGCCTGGCCCACCCTTGCGACGCCTGGCTCGGGCGCGTGGTCAACGCCATGGGCGAGCCGATCGACGGTCTCGGCCCCCTGCCCGCCGGCGGCGAACCGCGGCGGCTGCGCACCAACCCGCCGGCGGCCGGCGAGCGCGGCCGCGTCGGCCCGCCGCTCGATCTCGGCGTGCGCGCGCTCAAC belongs to Stappia indica and includes:
- the ctrA gene encoding response regulator transcription factor CtrA; amino-acid sequence: MRVLLIEDDSATAQSIELMLKSENFNVYTTDLGEEGIDLGKLYDYDIIMLDLNLPDMSGYEVLRTLRVSKVKTPILILSGLAGIEDKVRGLGFGADDYMTKPFHKDELVARIHAIVRRSKGHAQSVITTGDLVVNLDTKTVEVSGQRVHLTGKEYQMLELLSLRKGTTLTKEMFLNHLYGGMDEPELKIIDVFICKLRKKLAAATSGKNYIETVWGRGYVLREPEEKAA